In Hominilimicola fabiformis, the following proteins share a genomic window:
- a CDS encoding glycoside hydrolase family 88/105 protein has protein sequence MGYYFDDSQSINAYEGTDPQAIISSLAYRYMGQNLKHGLYYRAYTNNGIVRTTDYRYLVDFNKIFPDSKDKECVWAFTKFYSAGKSSFGWDINCFGPMVVYVNGEVAYKSDIFKERYSETSTRVFMDVEEGWNDIRIQFKKTKAGFGGQFGTWIGKWDMYTLMPTKERDGQEGFVFTELVPDDYVPEFEIGMSEKDFDKKLYPVINWSDDEMKKGQLTRMFGTPNGQYAVGYTKVFADDINNTTHKFTLDTKGETVVYINKKEVFKTKGGKETFDATLPLGTYDVYVKCICDGNDWGYTLECDTVEFESAARVKGTDDVWMYIGTFVNDFEFPFDTASDMLHIVGEPATYWRLDAPDTFVRPYNENTLFGRWNYPLGVTMYGLLHTAIAIGSEDIKNYIKDHVQLCIDTLEYALWDKEQYGGATSIHNLLTSIDSLDDCGSFASMMLEVNKYLGLRDVKKVADYVGDYIYNHQSRLEDGTFFRKEMMHHFHNMTMWADDLYMSVPFLVRYSQFTGDQKYLDDAANQFFGFKKRLFMPEEKIMSHVYDFKYDSKTNVPWGRGNGWVVFSMTELLEVLPEDHPKRNDLIDFLNTLCEGYLALQDDEGMWHQVLNDHESYPETSCTSMFIYAFSRGIRFGWLKNPEKYVKAIYKAWKGISKTSVDSNGNVYGVCRGSEFSFIADYYKYELGWNLNDTHGTGIVMLAGIEVIRLNKFLAE, from the coding sequence ATGGGTTATTATTTTGATGACAGTCAAAGCATTAACGCTTACGAGGGCACTGACCCGCAGGCGATAATTTCATCGCTTGCATACAGATATATGGGACAAAATCTAAAGCACGGACTTTATTATCGTGCATACACAAACAATGGTATCGTTCGTACAACTGATTACAGATACCTTGTTGATTTTAACAAGATTTTCCCTGACAGCAAGGACAAGGAATGTGTATGGGCATTCACAAAGTTCTATTCAGCCGGTAAATCTTCATTCGGTTGGGATATAAACTGTTTCGGACCTATGGTTGTATATGTAAACGGCGAAGTTGCATATAAGTCTGATATTTTCAAAGAGAGATATTCTGAAACTTCAACGCGTGTATTTATGGATGTTGAAGAAGGTTGGAACGACATCAGAATTCAGTTCAAAAAGACAAAGGCGGGCTTTGGCGGTCAGTTCGGTACATGGATCGGTAAGTGGGATATGTACACACTTATGCCGACAAAGGAACGTGACGGTCAAGAGGGCTTTGTATTTACAGAACTTGTTCCGGACGATTATGTGCCTGAATTTGAAATCGGTATGAGCGAAAAGGACTTTGACAAAAAGCTTTATCCTGTAATAAACTGGTCTGACGACGAAATGAAAAAGGGTCAGCTGACTCGTATGTTCGGTACACCTAACGGTCAATACGCAGTAGGTTACACAAAGGTATTTGCTGACGATATTAACAACACAACACACAAGTTTACTCTTGATACAAAGGGTGAAACGGTTGTGTATATAAATAAGAAAGAAGTGTTCAAGACAAAAGGCGGCAAAGAAACTTTTGACGCTACACTTCCTCTTGGCACATATGACGTATATGTAAAGTGCATTTGCGATGGCAACGACTGGGGGTACACACTTGAATGTGACACTGTTGAATTTGAAAGTGCGGCAAGAGTTAAGGGTACAGATGACGTATGGATGTATATCGGTACATTCGTAAACGATTTTGAATTTCCGTTTGACACTGCGTCTGATATGCTTCACATTGTAGGTGAGCCTGCTACATATTGGAGATTGGACGCACCTGATACGTTTGTAAGACCGTATAACGAAAATACACTGTTCGGTCGTTGGAACTACCCATTGGGTGTTACAATGTACGGACTTCTTCATACAGCCATTGCAATCGGATCGGAAGATATAAAGAATTACATAAAAGACCATGTTCAATTATGTATTGATACGCTTGAATATGCACTTTGGGATAAAGAGCAGTACGGCGGTGCGACAAGTATACACAACTTGCTTACAAGTATCGACAGCCTTGACGACTGCGGTTCGTTTGCGTCAATGATGCTTGAAGTAAACAAGTATCTTGGACTTCGTGACGTAAAGAAAGTTGCCGATTATGTCGGTGATTATATTTACAACCACCAGTCAAGACTTGAGGACGGTACATTCTTCCGTAAGGAAATGATGCACCACTTCCATAATATGACTATGTGGGCGGATGATTTATATATGTCAGTTCCGTTCCTTGTAAGATATTCACAGTTTACAGGCGACCAAAAGTATCTTGACGATGCGGCAAATCAGTTCTTCGGCTTTAAGAAACGTTTGTTTATGCCGGAAGAAAAGATTATGTCACACGTTTATGACTTTAAATATGATTCAAAGACAAATGTTCCTTGGGGACGCGGTAACGGTTGGGTAGTGTTCTCAATGACAGAATTGCTTGAAGTCCTTCCTGAGGACCATCCAAAGAGAAACGACCTTATTGATTTCCTTAACACTTTGTGCGAGGGTTATCTTGCATTGCAGGACGATGAGGGAATGTGGCACCAGGTACTTAACGACCACGAATCATATCCTGAAACATCTTGTACATCAATGTTTATATATGCGTTCTCAAGAGGTATTCGTTTCGGCTGGCTAAAGAATCCTGAAAAGTACGTTAAGGCTATATACAAGGCTTGGAAAGGTATTTCTAAGACAAGTGTTGACTCAAACGGTAACGTATACGGCGTATGTCGCGGAAGTGAGTTCTCGTTTATTGCCGACTACTATAAGTATGAACTTGGCTGGAACTTAAACGATACACACGGTACAGGTATTGTTATGCTTGCGGGTATCGAAGTTATCAGACTTAACAAATTCTTAGCCGAATAA
- a CDS encoding ABC transporter permease, producing MAKAQKVVLSPEEKAEAKQKRWAQIKRDKWMYLLLLPGFLYFIIFKIVPMWGILISFKDYYAGIPFFGSNFFNGWIGFDNFKNFFTDSSFLQLLRNTLIISGMNIIFFFPLPIVLALLLNEIKVQWYKKVLQTLVYVPHFVSMVVIASITFMLVKTPSMEGMSGGALYEIVKSMTGKNLNALGSPIAIYWVLLIQNIWKETGWGTIIFLAALAGVDVEQYEAAIVDGASRFQQLIYITLPAIMGTVVTMFILRMGSVLDTGFEQIILMQNDLNRITSETFDTYVYQIGRVQGNYGYSTAVSLFKSVISIICIQTANRLAKKAGQDGLF from the coding sequence ATGGCTAAAGCTCAGAAAGTCGTGCTTTCACCTGAGGAGAAAGCAGAGGCGAAACAAAAAAGATGGGCACAAATAAAGAGAGATAAGTGGATGTACTTATTATTATTGCCCGGTTTTTTGTATTTTATAATCTTTAAGATTGTTCCGATGTGGGGTATTCTTATTTCTTTCAAAGATTACTACGCAGGAATTCCGTTCTTCGGTTCAAACTTCTTTAACGGTTGGATTGGTTTTGATAACTTCAAGAACTTCTTTACAGACTCAAGTTTCTTGCAACTGTTGAGAAACACTCTAATCATTTCGGGAATGAACATTATATTCTTCTTCCCGTTGCCGATTGTTTTGGCACTGTTACTTAATGAAATCAAAGTACAATGGTATAAGAAAGTTCTTCAAACACTTGTTTATGTACCTCACTTTGTATCAATGGTTGTCATCGCATCTATCACATTCATGCTTGTTAAGACTCCGTCAATGGAGGGTATGAGCGGTGGTGCGCTTTATGAAATCGTAAAGTCAATGACAGGTAAAAACCTAAATGCACTTGGAAGTCCTATCGCAATTTATTGGGTACTTCTTATCCAAAACATTTGGAAGGAAACAGGTTGGGGCACAATCATCTTCCTTGCAGCTTTGGCAGGTGTTGACGTAGAACAATACGAGGCAGCTATCGTTGACGGTGCTAGCCGTTTCCAACAGCTTATATACATAACATTGCCGGCAATCATGGGCACAGTTGTTACAATGTTTATCTTGCGTATGGGTAGCGTTCTTGATACAGGTTTTGAGCAAATCATCCTTATGCAGAATGACCTAAACAGAATCACATCAGAAACATTCGATACATACGTTTATCAAATAGGTAGAGTACAGGGTAACTACGGTTATTCAACTGCCGTAAGTTTGTTTAAATCTGTAATCAGTATCATATGTATTCAGACAGCTAACCGTCTTGCTAAGAAGGCCGGTCAGGATGGTCTATTCTAA
- a CDS encoding carbohydrate ABC transporter permease codes for MISIKRRSVGDIIANVVIYILLTLIAVIMVIPFIYVIAASFATEAEIQTRPIFFIPDSPTLDAYARIFDMNDMGTRVFHSLLISVCVTAIGTFINLFFTTTMAYGLSRSNLIGKKPLLNMVLFTMVFGGGMIPLFLVVKGLGMYDTYSALILPGAISAYNMIIVRNFFMELPRELEEAASIDGCSDIGIFIKIALPLSLPCLATFGLFYAVGHWNNYFGALLYLEDSTKFPFQLVLRNIVMQTAETQTDPNALIPEDTLKMAVIVIGTVPILIVYPFLQKHFAAGVMVGAVKG; via the coding sequence ATGATTAGTATAAAAAGAAGAAGTGTCGGTGATATAATTGCTAATGTGGTAATATACATATTACTTACTCTTATAGCGGTTATCATGGTTATACCTTTCATATACGTTATTGCAGCGTCTTTTGCGACTGAAGCGGAAATTCAAACAAGACCGATTTTCTTTATTCCTGATAGTCCTACTCTTGACGCTTATGCAAGAATTTTTGATATGAACGATATGGGTACAAGAGTATTCCATTCATTGTTAATTTCAGTATGTGTAACAGCAATAGGTACATTTATTAACCTATTCTTTACAACAACAATGGCATACGGTCTTTCAAGATCAAATCTTATAGGTAAAAAACCACTGCTTAATATGGTTCTTTTCACAATGGTATTTGGCGGCGGTATGATTCCGTTGTTCTTGGTTGTTAAAGGACTTGGTATGTACGATACATATTCAGCACTTATTTTGCCGGGGGCAATCAGTGCGTATAATATGATTATCGTAAGAAACTTCTTTATGGAACTTCCTAGAGAACTTGAAGAGGCCGCATCTATCGACGGATGCAGTGACATTGGTATCTTCATAAAGATAGCACTTCCGTTGTCACTTCCGTGTTTGGCTACATTCGGTCTGTTCTATGCGGTTGGTCACTGGAACAACTACTTTGGTGCTCTTCTATATCTTGAAGATTCAACAAAGTTCCCATTCCAGCTTGTGCTTAGAAATATCGTAATGCAGACAGCTGAAACACAAACTGACCCGAATGCACTTATTCCGGAAGATACATTGAAGATGGCTGTTATCGTTATCGGTACAGTTCCTATTCTTATCGTATATCCGTTCCTACAAAAGCACTTCGCAGCAGGTGTTATGGTCGGTGCCGTTAAGGGTTAA
- a CDS encoding ABC transporter ATP-binding protein, protein MNVIEIKNLTKLYGNGRGIKNLNLTVEQGDILGLLGPNGSGKTTAMKAILNLVNAEGSVKVFGMDLHDNFESIMQRTGALIESPAIYKDLSAYQNVKMHANMYPNVDRKRIEHILDVVHLLPYKNDKAGKFSLGMKQRLGLAVAFVSNPDLIILDEPVNGLDIEGVVEIREIIKKLNAEKNVTFLISSHMAGEIEKTCNKVAVIYESELIATSTTEDALRLHPSMEDYFLSVVKDRRGEIII, encoded by the coding sequence ATGAATGTAATCGAGATTAAAAATCTGACAAAGCTTTACGGCAATGGCAGAGGTATCAAAAATTTGAATTTAACCGTTGAACAGGGCGACATTCTCGGATTACTCGGACCGAACGGTTCGGGTAAAACGACAGCGATGAAAGCAATACTTAATCTTGTTAATGCGGAGGGCAGTGTTAAGGTGTTCGGTATGGACTTGCACGATAATTTTGAAAGTATTATGCAAAGAACAGGCGCGTTGATTGAATCACCGGCGATATATAAAGATTTATCGGCATATCAAAACGTAAAAATGCATGCGAATATGTATCCAAACGTAGACAGAAAACGCATTGAACATATACTTGACGTTGTACATCTTCTGCCGTACAAAAATGATAAAGCGGGTAAGTTTTCACTTGGTATGAAACAAAGACTTGGTTTGGCGGTTGCATTCGTATCTAACCCCGATTTGATAATTCTTGATGAGCCTGTAAACGGACTTGATATTGAGGGCGTTGTGGAAATCAGAGAAATTATAAAAAAACTCAATGCAGAGAAAAACGTGACTTTTCTTATTTCAAGTCATATGGCAGGCGAGATTGAAAAGACTTGCAACAAGGTTGCGGTTATATATGAAAGCGAATTGATAGCAACATCAACTACGGAGGACGCTTTAAGACTTCATCCGTCAATGGAGGACTATTTCCTAAGTGTTGTTAAGGACAGAAGGGGTGAGATTATTATATGA
- a CDS encoding ABC transporter permease: protein MKALILNTGSELKKLLMKKKYLVLTVLGAIICILRIGGNVLVSKITGGEVVIKSNLIMEMVGFVFDILVPLIIFMAVTDLFASEVQEDSMKASLLRPLTRFKVMTSKSLAVFVLGCMVTLAMFVISLIVQIVSGNSLRSVPITFAAYLINMIPLIAIVSMALLINMISKSPTLAMLLCIVVYVFFKYLNYYITPVGQMVFTAYSQWHKIWIGNVLPFTALISKIGILFGSILILYTLSYIIFDSKDY from the coding sequence ATGAAAGCACTGATTTTGAATACCGGAAGTGAGCTTAAAAAACTTCTTATGAAAAAAAAGTATCTTGTTTTAACTGTTTTAGGTGCGATTATATGTATTCTCCGAATTGGCGGTAATGTACTTGTAAGCAAGATTACGGGCGGTGAAGTTGTTATAAAAAGCAATCTGATAATGGAAATGGTCGGATTTGTTTTTGATATACTTGTTCCGCTTATAATATTTATGGCAGTGACGGATTTGTTTGCAAGCGAAGTACAGGAGGACAGCATGAAAGCGTCGCTTTTAAGACCGCTGACAAGATTTAAAGTTATGACATCAAAGTCATTGGCAGTGTTTGTGCTTGGTTGTATGGTGACACTTGCAATGTTTGTTATCTCGTTAATCGTTCAAATCGTATCCGGCAACAGTTTAAGAAGTGTACCGATAACATTTGCGGCATATCTTATCAATATGATACCGCTTATAGCGATAGTTTCAATGGCGCTGCTCATAAATATGATTTCAAAAAGCCCGACGCTTGCAATGCTTTTATGTATAGTTGTGTATGTGTTCTTTAAATACTTGAACTACTATATAACGCCTGTCGGACAAATGGTATTTACGGCATATTCACAATGGCACAAGATTTGGATCGGCAATGTGCTTCCGTTTACGGCACTTATATCGAAGATTGGAATTTTGTTCGGCTCAATCTTGATTTTATACACATTATCGTATATAATATTTGATAGTAAGGATTATTAA
- a CDS encoding extracellular solute-binding protein has product MTQTWKKIATVSLAAVMLTGSLAGCGQKAVSIDKENPSINVMTKAYNTESASPDSPVLQKLEEFLGTKLNITWVPSTSYDEKVTAAMGSGEYPQVMLVGSRSSSVIQNSRAGTFWDITDKLTDAEKFPNLAQTDPTVNHNTSIDGKVYGVYRSRELGRAGVSIRKDWLDKLGLEQPKTIDDFYNVLKAFKEQDPDGNGANDTYGMIVTDYLNGPLNNIAIWMGAPNQYGLKDGKLAPAFMFDEYLEALKFMNKCYNEGLINQDMATYSSDKWNEQFLSGKAGVIIDVADRARRLAQNIQAIDPNAVVDVFGYVTKDASSEPRTLPTTGYDGYYVFPKTSVATEEDLDFILGVMDKANEQEALNLMNYGIEGRNYDLDADGYVVKKDDANLTKEYNDLNQFSTGIVATELQIKYATDVAEKIQEVYDENKLHTVANPAEPYVSDTYSTRGPQLDAIMSEANTKFIVGQISEDEWKAQRDRWLQQGGQKVIDELNKAYEEDDSVQK; this is encoded by the coding sequence ATGACACAAACTTGGAAGAAGATTGCTACTGTTTCACTTGCAGCAGTAATGCTTACAGGTTCACTTGCCGGCTGCGGTCAAAAAGCAGTTTCTATCGACAAGGAAAATCCATCAATTAATGTTATGACAAAGGCTTACAATACAGAATCAGCATCACCGGACAGCCCTGTTCTTCAAAAACTTGAAGAATTTCTTGGTACAAAGCTAAATATCACTTGGGTACCGTCAACAAGCTATGACGAAAAGGTTACAGCTGCGATGGGTTCAGGTGAATATCCACAGGTTATGCTTGTTGGTTCAAGAAGTTCAAGCGTTATTCAAAACTCAAGAGCAGGTACATTCTGGGATATTACAGATAAGCTAACAGATGCTGAAAAGTTCCCAAATCTTGCTCAAACAGATCCAACTGTAAACCACAACACATCAATCGACGGTAAAGTTTACGGTGTATATCGTTCAAGAGAACTTGGTAGAGCCGGCGTTTCAATCAGAAAAGACTGGCTTGATAAGCTTGGTCTTGAACAGCCAAAGACTATAGATGATTTCTATAATGTACTAAAGGCTTTTAAGGAACAGGATCCTGACGGTAACGGTGCTAATGATACATACGGTATGATCGTTACAGATTACCTTAACGGTCCTCTTAACAATATTGCTATTTGGATGGGCGCTCCTAACCAGTATGGTCTAAAGGACGGCAAGCTTGCTCCTGCATTTATGTTTGACGAATATCTTGAGGCACTTAAGTTCATGAACAAGTGCTATAACGAAGGTCTTATCAACCAAGATATGGCTACATATTCATCAGATAAGTGGAATGAGCAGTTCCTATCAGGTAAAGCCGGTGTAATCATCGACGTTGCCGACAGAGCAAGAAGACTTGCACAAAATATCCAAGCTATCGATCCTAACGCAGTTGTTGACGTATTCGGTTACGTTACAAAGGACGCAAGCTCAGAACCAAGAACACTTCCTACAACAGGTTATGACGGATACTATGTATTCCCTAAGACATCTGTTGCTACAGAAGAAGACCTTGACTTCATTCTTGGCGTAATGGATAAGGCTAATGAACAGGAAGCTCTAAACCTAATGAACTACGGTATCGAAGGCAGAAACTATGACCTTGACGCTGACGGTTATGTAGTTAAGAAGGACGATGCTAACCTAACTAAAGAATATAACGACCTTAACCAATTCTCAACAGGTATAGTTGCTACAGAACTTCAAATTAAGTATGCAACAGACGTTGCTGAAAAGATTCAGGAAGTTTATGATGAAAACAAACTTCACACAGTTGCTAACCCTGCTGAACCATATGTATCAGATACATATTCAACAAGAGGTCCACAACTTGACGCTATCATGAGTGAGGCTAATACTAAGTTCATCGTTGGTCAAATCAGCGAAGACGAGTGGAAGGCTCAAAGAGACAGATGGCTACAACAAGGTGGTCAAAAGGTTATCGACGAACTAAACAAGGCTTATGAAGAAGACGATTCAGTTCAGAAATAA